In Nitrospirota bacterium, a genomic segment contains:
- the rpmG gene encoding 50S ribosomal protein L33 has product MREIIDMACSVCKQRNYSTMKNKKNDPDRLERKKFCRFCRKHTSHKEVK; this is encoded by the coding sequence ATGCGCGAAATCATCGATATGGCCTGTTCGGTCTGCAAACAGCGAAATTATTCGACGATGAAGAATAAAAAGAACGACCCGGATCGGCTCGAACGGAAAAAGTTCTGCCGCTTCTGCCGCAAGCACACGTCTCACAAAGAAGTCAAATGA
- the tuf gene encoding elongation factor Tu — MAKAKFERRKPHVNVGTIGHVDHGKTTLTSALTKVCSDQGMAKFVSYDEVAKASESQGRRDPTKILTIAISHVEYETEKRHYAHVDCPGHADYVKNMITGAAQMDGAILVVSAADGPMPQTREHILLARQVGVPYMVVFLNKADKVDDKELLDLVELEVRELLSKYEFPGDKIPIIQGSALKALEGDQGPLGVPAILKLLEAIDTYIPTPVRPIDKPFLMPIEDVFTISGRGTVVTGRCERGVVKVGDEVEIVGLRPTQKTVVTGVEMFRKVLDEGQAGDNIGVLLRGTKKEEVERGMVLAKPGSITPHTKFKAEVYVLTKEEGGRHTPFFNGYRPQFYFRTTDVTGVVQLNPGVEMVMPGDNVSITAELISPIAMDQGLRFAIREGGKTVGSGIVTEILA; from the coding sequence ATGGCGAAGGCGAAATTTGAGCGGCGGAAGCCCCACGTCAATGTGGGGACGATCGGGCACGTGGACCACGGCAAGACGACGCTGACGTCGGCCTTGACGAAAGTCTGCAGCGACCAGGGCATGGCCAAGTTCGTCAGTTACGACGAAGTGGCCAAGGCCAGCGAGTCGCAGGGCCGGCGCGACCCGACGAAGATTTTGACGATCGCCATTTCGCACGTGGAGTACGAGACCGAGAAGCGCCACTATGCGCACGTGGACTGTCCGGGGCACGCCGACTACGTCAAGAACATGATCACCGGGGCGGCGCAGATGGACGGGGCGATTTTGGTGGTGAGCGCGGCGGACGGGCCGATGCCGCAGACGCGGGAACACATTCTGTTGGCGCGCCAGGTGGGGGTGCCCTACATGGTGGTGTTTTTGAACAAGGCGGACAAGGTGGACGACAAGGAGCTGTTGGACCTGGTGGAGCTGGAGGTGCGGGAGCTGTTGAGCAAGTATGAGTTTCCGGGGGACAAGATTCCGATCATTCAGGGCTCGGCGTTGAAGGCGTTGGAGGGGGATCAGGGGCCGCTGGGGGTGCCGGCGATCTTGAAGTTGTTGGAGGCCATCGACACGTACATTCCGACGCCGGTGCGGCCGATCGACAAGCCGTTTTTGATGCCGATCGAGGACGTGTTCACGATCAGCGGGCGGGGCACAGTGGTGACGGGCCGGTGCGAGCGAGGGGTGGTGAAGGTGGGCGACGAGGTGGAGATCGTGGGGCTGCGGCCGACACAAAAGACGGTGGTGACCGGGGTGGAGATGTTCCGCAAGGTGCTGGACGAGGGACAGGCGGGGGACAACATCGGGGTGCTGTTGCGGGGGACGAAGAAGGAAGAGGTGGAGCGGGGGATGGTGCTGGCGAAGCCGGGGAGCATCACACCGCACACGAAGTTCAAGGCCGAGGTGTATGTATTGACGAAGGAGGAGGGGGGGCGGCACACGCCGTTCTTCAACGGGTATCGGCCGCAGTTCTACTTCCGGACGACGGATGTGACGGGGGTGGTGCAGTTGAATCCGGGGGTGGAGATGGTGATGCCGGGGGACAATGTGAGCATCACGGCGGAGCTGATTTCGCCGATTGCGATGGATCAGGGGCTGCGGTTTGCGATCCGGGAGGGCGGCAAGACCGTCGGCTCGGGCATCGTCACCGAAATCCTGGCGTAA
- the secE gene encoding preprotein translocase subunit SecE translates to MFKKLWASVVEFLTDVRAEVRKVSFPTRGETTGSTTVVIVFCIIMSFYLSIVDTFLVWLISKII, encoded by the coding sequence ATGTTCAAAAAGCTTTGGGCGTCGGTCGTTGAATTTTTGACCGACGTTCGCGCGGAAGTCAGAAAGGTCTCGTTCCCTACCAGGGGCGAGACGACGGGATCGACCACCGTCGTCATCGTGTTTTGCATCATTATGTCGTTTTATCTCTCCATCGTGGACACGTTCCTTGTTTGGCTCATAAGCAAGATCATATAA